The Triticum aestivum cultivar Chinese Spring chromosome 3A, IWGSC CS RefSeq v2.1, whole genome shotgun sequence genome includes a region encoding these proteins:
- the LOC123062256 gene encoding eukaryotic translation initiation factor 3 subunit L, producing the protein MPAAAAAASGTAVASYTDYIPDSVKSFVSDLYRSIRGGDVVGTDKLYEGDFHRLSARVYRDAPWPPAKAVATYCDDDHVFLLLYSELTSRDAHARLPGLTLTRRADSWDTYCSLFTVVLQNALTMQLPNQWLWDMVDGFVSQFQTFCQYRTKLEDKTEEEISLLQRFDQAWSVYGVFNYLKALVENSMIREVLEREERLEQFTMMNGYEHKQGGSNVLKMLGYYSMIGLLRVHCLIGDYHTGLRCLLPIDIGQQGVYTTVTGSYISTIYYYGFANFMMRRYADVIHQFNKILLYILKYKQYHEKSPQYDFVLKKNEQMYALLAICLSLCPQNNLIAEDVSTELKGKYGTEMEEMLRGDGEAHYDELFSVACPKFIAAWPPVLKEPFTNYNQDVYRLQLKLFLDEVKQQLFLGDIRSFLKVFSVITIGRLAQHMRLDENALRAILLAYTRKTHAVDNYGKITSSADFDFYIDEETIHATESKSSKHHHDYFLTHISKLEEVMGELSEVQLAEPAISPGEEACMLPSYDGAHWHC; encoded by the exons atgcccgccgccgccgccgccgcctccgggaCGGCCGTGGCTTCCTACACCGACTACATCCCCGACTCCGTCAAGAGCTTCGTCTCCGACCTCTACCGCTCCATCCGCGGCGGCGACGTGGTCGGGACCGACAAGCTGTACGAGGGCGACTTCCACCGCCTCTCCGCCCGCGTGTACCGCGACGCGCCCTGGCCGCCCGCCAAGGCCGTCGCGACCTACTGCGACGACGACcacgtcttcctcctcctctacaGCGAGCTCACGTCCCGCGACGCCCACGCGCGCCTCCCAGGCCTCACCCTCACGCGCCGCGCCGACTCCTGGGACACCTACTGCTCCCTCTTCACCGTCGTCCTCCAGAACGCCCTCACCATGCAGCTGCCCAACCAGTGGCTCTGGGACATGGTCGATGGGTTCGTGTCCCAGTTCCAGACATTCTGCCAGTACCGCACCAAACTCGAGGACAAGACCGAGGAGGAGATCAGCCTACTCCAGCGGTTCGACCAG GCATGGAGTGTGTATGGGGTTTTCAATTACTTGAAGGCACTGGTGGAGAATTCGATGATCAGAGAGGTCCTGGAGAGGGAGGAGCGGCTTGAGCAGTTCACGATGATGAATGGGTATGAGCACAAGCAGGGTGGGAGCAACGTGTTGAAGATGCTGGGGTACTACAGCATGATTGGGCTGCTGAGGGTGCATTGCCTGATAGGGGATTACCATACTGGGCTGAGGTGCTTGTTGCCTATAGATATTGGCCAGCAGGGTGTCTACACCACTGTGACTGGGAGCTACATTTCCACTATCTACTACTATGGTTTTGCCAACTTCATGATGCGCAG GTATGCTGACGTGATACATCAATTCAACAAAATTCTGCTGTATATCCTGAAGTATAAGCAATACCATGAGAAGTCTCCGCAGTATGACTTTGTGCTGAAGAAGAATGAGCAGATGTATGCACTATTGGCAATCTGCCTCTCATTGTGCCCACAGAACAATCTAATAGCTGAAGATGTTAGCACTGAGCTGAAGGGTAAGTATGGTACTGAAATGGAAGAGATGCTTAGAGGTGATGGTGAGGCACATTATGATGAACTCTTTTCCGTTGCCTGCCCCAAGTTCATTGCTGCATGGCCTCCAGTTTTAAAAGAGCCATTTACAAACTACAACCAG GATGTATATCGTCTTCAGTTGAAGCTGTTTCTTGATGAAGTGAAGCAACAGCTATTTCTTGGGGATATCAGAAGCTTTCTAAAAGTGTTTTCAGTGATAACCATTGGCAGACTTGCGCAGCACATGAGATTGGATGAGAACGCTCTAAG GGCAATCCTTCTGGCGTACACCCGCAAAACTCATGCCGTTGACAACTACGGAAAGATCACATCCAGTGCAGACTTTGACTTCTATATTGATGAG GAAACAATTCATGCTACTGAATCCAAGTCAAGCAAGCACCACCATGATTACTTTTTGACGCATATTTCGAAG CTTGAGGAAGTGATGGGCGAGTTGAGTGAGGTACAGCTAGCTGAGCCTGCAATTTCCCCGGGTGAAGAAGCTTGCATGCTTCCTTCTTACGACGGGGCGCACTGGCACTGCTGA